The following proteins are encoded in a genomic region of Lytechinus variegatus isolate NC3 chromosome 7, Lvar_3.0, whole genome shotgun sequence:
- the LOC121418825 gene encoding threonylcarbamoyladenosine tRNA methylthiotransferase-like: MPSACEVGIDDIEDIISAGDVTPKERFANKQDVMPKVMNRKKDRRKKEEDIKADSIIPGTQKIFVKTWGCSHNSSDGEYMAGQLANYGYSITDDSTGADVWLLNSCTVKNPAEDHFRNEIQKAQQQGKALVLAGCVPQAQPRAKYIQGVSVIGVQQIDRVVEVVEETIKGNTVRLFGQKKKEGKKIGGASLDLPKIRRNPLVEILAINTGCLNQCTYCKTKHARGELGSYPPEELVARAKQSFDEGVCEIWLTSEDTGAYGIDIGVTIVELLDQLVDVIPEGCMMRIGMTNPPYILDHLEGIARILRHPRVYSFLHIPIQSGSDSVLMDMKREYCSDDFRKIVKFLRKEVPRVTIATDIICGFPTENDKDFEETLSLIEEFRFPSVFINQYFPRPGTPAAKWPQVPAQEKKRRTKALTTLFKSYQTYDDKVGERFEVLVTEVSHDKQYLVSHNKFYDQVLVPHNKEYLGRTLEVEIESVGKHFLMGKVLEVRPARNIPMLQSAPIHRISAKEQSLGKSSSSMKSQLPWISIIMAVLVAVVFLDVCRIAYQHVTR, translated from the exons ATGCCATCTGCTTGTGAAGTTGGGATTGATGATATTGAAGACATCATATCAGCTGGAGATGTCACACCAAAGGAAAGATTCGCAAACAAACAGGATGTAATGCCCAAAGTGATgaatagaaagaaagacagaaggaaaaaagaggaagatatCAAAGCAGACAG CATTATACCAGGAACCCAGAAAATCTTTGTGAAGACATGGGGTTGCTCACACAATAGCTCTGATGGAGAGTATATGGCAGGTCAGCTTGCAAACTATGGGTATTCAATTACTG ATGATTCAACTGGAGCTGATGTCTGGTTGCTCAACAGCTGTACAGTGAAGAACCCGGCTGAAGATCATTTCAGGAATGAGATCCAGAAAGCACAGCAGCAGGGCAAAGCACTGGTTCTAGCTGGCTGTGTACCTCAGGCCCAGCCAAGAGCTAAATACATTCAAGGGGTCAGTGTCATCGGTGTGCAACAAATCGACAGGGTGGTGGAAGTTGTCGAAGAGACCATAAAGG ggaATACTGTGAGGTTGTTTGGccagaaaaagaaggaaggaaagaagattGGTGGAGCTAGTCTGGACCTGCCAAAGATAAGGAGAAATCCGCTGGTAGAAATCCTCGCAATAAATACAGG CTGCCTAAACCAATGCACCTATTGCAAGACAAAGCATGCAAGGGGAGAACTTGGTAGTTACCCACCAGAAGAATTAGTTGCCAGAGCAAAACAGTCTTTTGATG AGGGAGTCTGTGAGATCTGGCTGACCAGTGAGGACACGGGTGCCTATGGCATTGATATAGGAGTGACTATTGTTGAGCTCCTTGACCAGTTAGTAGATGTCATACCAGAGGGATGTATGATGAGGATAGGCATGACGAATCCACCTTATATTCTTGACCATTTAGAG GGTATTGCCAGGATACTACGCCATCCTAGGGTATATTCCTTCCTTCACATACCAATTCAATCGGGATCAGATTCGGTTCTCATGGACATGAAGAGAGAATACTGCTCTGATGACTTTAGGAAAATTGTAAAGTTCCTTAGAAAAGA AGTGCCTcgtgttaccatagcaacagacATAATATGCGGATTTCCCACAGAGAATGACAAG gACTTTGAGGAAACTCTGAGTTTGATAGAGGAGTTTCGATTCCCCAGTGTGTTCATCAATCAGTACTTCCCTCGACCAGGTACACCGGCAGCCAAGTGGCCTCAAGTCCCTGCACAAGAG AAAAAGCGTCGGACAAAAGCTTTGACGACACTATTTAAGAGCTACCAGACATACGATGATAAGGTGGGTGAGAGGTTTGAAGTCCTCGTCACAGAAGTGTCACATGACAAGCAGTATCTGGTATCACATAACAAGTTCTATGACCAG GTACTGGTACCGCACAACAAGGAATATCTTGGTAGGACATTAGAAGTGGAGATAGAGTCAGTTGGAAAGCATTTCTTGATGGGCAAGGTTCTTGAAGTAAGGCCTGCTAGAAATATACCAATGCTGCAATCAGCGCCAATACACCGGATTTCAGCAAAG GAACAGTCTCTTGGGAAATCTTCATCAAGCATGAAATCACAATTGCCTTGGATATCAATAATCATGGCAGTTCTTGTAGCTGTTGTCTTCCTGGATGTGTGCAGGATAGCCTATCAGCATGTCACAAGATAG